The segment CAGCATACGCAAACATGATTGCACGGCCACTGTCAATTTTTGAAGCACCATAAAATTCGTTGGCAAAACGGTTACTGAGGTTTACGAGAACACCAATCACATACCAGGTAGGCAAGCCAATTAAAATGGCGAGCATATATTTCCTGAAACGTGTTGCGTCATTAAAAAACATGAGCACATTACCACGGCTCACTTTCGTTTGCTTTAGCTCTTTAAACATACCACTTTCAGCAACACTTACACGAAGCAGTAACAAACCAATTCCTAATCCTCCACCTATTTTATAACATAACCGCCAATCCTGTGTATACTGAAAAGTGAAATAGGCAAACACGGCGCCGAACAAACCTATCCCTGCAACTAGTGATGTACCAACACCTCGTTTATTCTTCGGAAGCAATTCACTTACCAATGTAATACCTGCACCAAGCTCACCAGCTAAACCAAGACCTGCAACAAAACGTGCATAAGCGTATTGGTCTACTGTTTGTACAAAACCTGTAACAAAGTTTGCAATGGAATATAAGACGATGGAACCAAAGAGTACACTTAAACGTCCTTTCTTATCTCCTAATGTGCCCCATAAAATTCCACCGATCAACAACCCTACCATCTGCCAGTTGATGATCTTTGTGCTGGCGGCGATCATTGCAGCCGTATCGGTTTTAGCGATGCCCAGTCCAACAATACTTGGCTCACGCACAATAGTGAACAGCAGGAGATCATAAATATCAACGAAGTAACCCAAAGCTGCCACAACAACAGCCAGAGAAAAAATGGAATGCTCTTTTTGGTTGGTCATAAGCAAGAAATATCAATCGTTCTTTGTCTTCGGCTTCTCCGCTTTTTTACCGAAGAAAAATTTCCAGAATACAGGAGCCGTTGTTACCGCAATGATGATGATCACGATCAACTCCAGTTTATCTTTTAATTCAATGCCGAATTGGTTCTTTACCCATATTTGTAAAAAGTGACCCGCAAAGATCATACTGATCACCCAGGCTACACAACCAATCACATTGTAGAAAGCAAATTTCTTACGATCCATGCCCACAATACCTGCCACAATGGGTGCAAACGTGCGGATGAACGGAAGAAACCTTGCAAACACAATAGCGCCACCACCATGTTTATCATAAAAATCATGCGCCTCGTGCAGGTAACGTTGTTTGAACAGGAAGTTATCTTTCCAGTTATACATCGCAGGGCCAACCTTTCGGCCTGTCCAGTATCCAATTATATTTCCTAAAATCCCGGCCAATGAAATAAGTGCACAGAGAATTAATAATTCAACCCACTCATTGGTTACAGAATCCATACCAATCACTTTCATAAACTCATGCGCAAGATTGCTGCTGTAAATACCTGCAACAAACAATAAACTGTCGCCCGGTAAAAAGAAACCGAACAACAGCCCTGTTTCGGCAAAAATGATAAAGAGGAGCAACCACAATCCGCCATATTTAATATAGAACATGGGATTGAGCAGATCTTTCCAGGTAAATTGTTTATACAAATCAACTGTCATCCCATCTTTGAGATCGGTCACCGCATATTTCTTTGCATCATATTCTTTACCCGCAAACGTAACAGAATCGGTTTCGTTAATGGTAAGTGTAATGGTTCCATCTTTTGTGGTGGTATATTCTACCCCATCAACCGTAAACTTATCGGCTGGTGCTTCGTACTGATTAAACACCCGCACATTCACTTGTTTTTGTGCAGAAAGATTGGCAACTGTAATTGTTGCAATAAATAACATCAATACCTGAATCAAACTTTTATTCATTTTCGATTTATCCTTTTTTATAGTTGTCCTGTTCGTTTGGTTGAGATCAGGCAGTGTGTGAATGATTGTGATGTTCATGATGGCCGTGATCATGATGATGCCCATGTCCATCGTGCAACTCACCTTCCCACTTACTTACTACCGATGTTGCCAACGCATTACCAACAACATTGGTTGCACTGCGGAACATATCGCAGAAATGGTCGATGGGAAGAATCAATGCCACGCCTTCAGGTGGAATATTAAACATGGCGCATGTTGCCAACACCACCACCAATGATGCACGAGGCACACCGGCAATACCTTTACTGGTGAGCATTAATACAAGCAGCATCACAAGCTGTGTTCCAAGATCGAGCTGTATACCATAGGCCTGTGCAATAGCCAAACTTGCAAAGGTCATATACATCATACTGCCATCTAGGTTAAATGAATAACCAAGTGGCAATACAAACGCAACAATTTTATCCTTGCAACCAAAACGTTCCAGTTCTTCTGTGAGTTTTGGAAATACTGCTTCACTGCTGGTTGTGCTGAACGCAATGAGCAATGGACCTCCAATACGGCGTAGCAACAGCTTCATGCGATGTGGGCCGAGAATTAAAAATCCTACACCTATTAACAGAAGCCAAAGAATCGCAATACCTAAAAGGAAGTATAAAAAGTAAATAAGATAAAACTGGAAGATGCCAAGTCCTTTTGCGGCCACTACTGCTGCCAATGCACCAAATACACCAATGGGTGCAAAGTTCATAACATAATTCACCATTTTTAAAATGATATGCGATGCTACATCCAATGCTTTTATCAATGGCTTGGTATAATCACCAATAGCAGCTGCCGCAACACCAAAGAAAATAGAGAAGACAACGATCTGCAAAATCTCATTCGAAGCCATTGCTTCAAACAAACTCTTTGGAATGATATGCTCAACAAAATTCTGAATGGAGAAAGAAGATGTTTTGGTCATCAGGTCTTTTACACCTTCTGTATCAGCCTGGCTAAGATCAATATAAGCACCAGGTTTAAATATATTCACCAGTAACATCCCTAATAATAAAGAAGCAAGTGATGCGGTAATGAACCAAAGCAGGGCTTTACCACCTACCCTGCCCACAGCTTTTAAATCACCTAATTTAGCAATACCCACCACCAATGTACAAAACACCAATGGTGCAATGATCATCTGTACAAGACGAATGAAAATACTGCTGAGCAGTTTGATATTTTTTGAGAAACTCTGTATTGTTTCGGCCGGTGCACTTACATGAACAATATATCCAACCAGGATACCCAAGGCCATTGCCACAAGGATATAAATAGTTAACCGATTTCCCTTACCCATGCTTTTTAATTATGTGCCGCAATATACGGCTTTCGGGTTGCACGTAAGCGCCGCTAAACCGTTAATAAATCTTTTGATGGTTATTTGCAATAAATCTCTATTTTTCCAGCTTATTACTGTTAGTACATTAAAATCTATAACCAATCAAGTATGAGTTTATTTGCAAAGAAACCATTAGATCAAATGCTTGCTCAGGCCGAAGGAAAAGGTCTTAAACGTACCCTGGGAGCAGGTAACCTGGTGGCCTTGGGAATTGGGGCAATTATCGGTGCGGGTCTTTTCGTTAGAACTGCTGCAGCTGCTGGTCAGGCTGCAGGTCCGGCCGTTACACTTTCATTTGTTGTGGCAGCAATAGGCTGTGCGTTTGCCGGTTTATGTTATGCCGAATTTGCTGCAATGATCCCCATTGCCGGTAGTGCTTATGCCTACAGTTACACCACCATGGGTGAATTAATTGCCTGGATCATTGGATGGGCCCTGATCATGGAATATGCTCTTGGTGCCGCCACCGTTTCAATTGCCTGGAGTGAATACCTGAATAATTTATTAGGAGGATCAATACCATATGAATGGTGCCACTCCCCGTTTGAAGCATTACATAAAGTAACCGGTGATGCGGTCAATCAAATTGTTGCTGTTATGCCGGATGCGGTGAAATCAGTGAAAGACGGTGTGCTTGTGCTGAGTGAACGTCAATTTGAAGCATTACCAGCTAACCTGGCACAAACAGTAGACGTTACAAAAGGTATTATGAATGCTCCTGCATTGATCATCTTGTTATTACTCACCCTCTTGTTAATTAAAGGCTCGCAGGAATCAGCTTTTGTAAATATGATTATCGTATTTGTAAAGGTTGCGATCGTTTTATTATTCATTGGATTTGGCTGGCAGTTCATTAAACCCGAAAATCATACGCCTTATATGATCCCTGAAGGAACGTTGGGTCATGAAGGTTTCTTTAAATGGGGATGGGGCGGAGTTTTAGGAGGTGCAGCCATTGTGTTCTTTGCATTTATTGGTTTTGATGCCGTAAGTACTGCGGCACAGGAAGCAAAAAATCCGAAGAGAGATATGCCGATTGGTATTCTTGGGTCGCTGGTAGTATGTACCATCTTATACATCTTATTTGGACATGTGCTTACAGGTGTTGCCAATTACACTGAGTTTAACACAGCCGGTAAAGAAGCCTCTGTTGCATATGCCATTCAAACCTATATGAAAGGTTACGAATGGCTTGGCACCAGTGTTACTGTTGCAATTCTTGCCGGTTTCTCTTCTGTTATTTTGGTGATGTTGATGGGCCAAAGCCGCATTTTCTATACCATGAGTAATGATGGATTGATTCCAAAAGCATTTGGTGAACTGCATCCAAAATACAGAACACCTTACAAGGCAAACTGGATCTTGTTCATTTTTGTAGGTTTGTTTGCAGCTTTCGTTCCGGGTAGTGTTGCAGGCGACTTAACAAGCTTCGGAACATTGTTTGCATTTGTATTGGTAAGTATCGGCGTTTGGATATTGAGAGTAAAATCTCCAAACATTGAACGTCCGTTTAAAGCACCAATAGTACCTGTTGTATCAACGTTGGGTGCTCTTATTTGCACCGGTATGATCGTAGCACTGGATGCACAAACACTGAAAGTAGCGTTTGGATGGATGGCCGTTGGTTTGGTTGTTTACTTCCTTTACAGCCGCCACCACAGCAAGCTCAAGAATTTTAGTGAGATATTACCACACGCTTCTGATTTTGAGAGAAAGGACAAAGAATAATCAATACTTTCTTTTTATAGAAACGTTCCGTCAATTGGCGGAACGTTTTTTGTTTACGGGCATTACCCTAAATTTGCGCCCTAATCAATTTTATAATGGGACGGATTTTTGAAGTTAGAAAGAGTACCATGTTTGCCCGTTGGGATCGCATGGCCAAACAGTTTACCCGTATTGGTAAAGAAATTGTGATTGCTGTTAAAGCTGGTGGCCCTGATCCCGGAACAAATGCCGCTCTGCGTCGTTGCTTTCAAAATGCCCGTAGTGTGGGTATGCCAAAGGATCGTGTGGAAGCTGCCATTAAAAGAGCGCAAGGCAAGGAACTCATTAACTACGATGAAATTTTGTACGAAGGTTATGCACCGCATGGTGTTGCCATTCTCGTTGAAACAGCAACTGATAACCATGTGCGTACAGTGGCGAACGTAAAAAGTCATTTCAATAAAGGGGGCGGTACTTTGGGTAACAGCGGATCAGTAAGTTTCCAGTTTAAAAAGATGGGTGTGTTTAAATTAAAGCCAGAAGGTTTGAATGCAGAAGAAATGGAACTGGAGCTGATCGATTTTGGTTTGGAAGAATTGGGTGAAGGTACCGGTGAAAATGGTGAAGATGTATTAGTCGTTCGTTGTGCATTTGCTGATTTCGGTAACATGCAAAAAGCATTGGAAGATAAAGGCATTTCACCTTTGAGTGCAGAATTGGAATGGATACCCTCCACTACTGTTCCTGTAACAGACGAACAAGCCGAAGACATCAGTAAATTAATTGAACGCCTTGAGCAGGACGATGATGTGCAGAAGGTATTTCACAACATGGGATAAGAAGTTATTGGTGATAATACTCAAAAAACGGCTGAAATAATTTCAGCCGTTTTTTATTGCCCTATCTGCTCTTTAATCACAAGGTGTAATTGCCCGCATCATTGCTCTTGCCTTTTCTGAATATTGTTTACCAGGCTCATTGCGGTATTGTGTATTGATCTGCTGAAACTGCTGCTTGGTTTGCTGTTGCGTTGCAAGTGCATTCTGCAGACAATCGATCTTACGTTGTGTTGACTGGCTTGGATTTCTCGATTGACGTTGTTGCGCACGGCAAAGTTTCAGTTCTGTTTCATAGATCATTTGCTGAATTGCATCATCATAATTCATTAAGTCGACCTGCGCCTGCTGGGTTCGTACATTTTGTGACAAATTTCCTTGCCTGGCCGATTGCATATTTTGCTCTTGTCTGTTCAATGATTCTTTCTGGTAGTTGAGCAGTATTGTTTTCTTAGATTGACATGCAGGCTCCTGTTCCTGCTTTGCTTCTTCTTTTGCAATTTTTTCACGTTGGCGACGGATCGATGCTGTCATTTGTGTATTCTGTTCTTCTTCAAACATCTTAAATGAAGATGGATCGAAACAAATATCCATATCCTGAATGTCTGTTACTTCAGCACTATAATTTGGAGCTGTAACCTGCATGATAATAAACAATCCTTTGTCGGTGTATTGATAACCCACTGCATAACTTCCAAGAAATTTCTTTGGCGTCATCATGATTCTTTCCGGTTCTGTTTTACCGAAGAGCCACCATGTTTCCGGCCTGCCTTCAGCTTTGTAAGCCCATGCTTTTGCTTTGCCGCCAATAAACAGTTTACTCTCTGCTCTTCGTGTAAGGGCAATGGATTCTGCAGAACTGATAAACTGGTATTGATAATTTTCACTGTTGCCGGTGGTTACCCAATGCTCAAGGCGGTCTTTCTTTTTTGCATTGAAATAATTGTATGTGTTGCCTTTTAATCCAATCAATACCAAACCAAAATCAGGGCGATTGATATTAAGATCACAAGGTGGTGCTGCACCACGTTTAATGGGTGTGCTCGCCATCAATCCTTTTTCTGTGTTGATGAATAAACAACCTTCGGCAGCTCCGATGGATGTTTGCGTTTTCAGTTTAAAAATTTTATCGAAACAGATGCGTTCTCTCGGCACAATGGTTACGGCAGTTGCTCTTCCTTCTAAAACAGGTGCCTGCATAATCGAAAGTAAGAATGGACGATGCGGCGAACGGGACCATGATGTATCACGACGGGTGGTATCACGTTGTGATGATGCTGTAAATAAACTACACGAAAAGAAAATAGCCAGTATTAATTTCATACGCTGTTTTTGATGCTGTTACCGAACAAGCACTTTATTGCGCTCGCATAATTGCCAAAGGTTCATAATGTAATCTGCCGCCGAGAAAAATACCTGTCGTTCATTTTTTGACATACCCTGATTCTTCAGATCCTGGAAATAATCCGGAAACAATCCGATATGTGCCACACCATCCGTATTGTAATCCCATGTTTTATTTGCCGGACCGAAGCTGTATTTCGTCATTGCTGATTCACTGGTTGAAGGAAAATATTTTACTGCCGAACCGGGACGTGGCGATGGCATCACCACAAATCCATTAATATCACTGCCCATAGTAACAGCCTTATTCCCCATCATTGATAATGCTTTCCTGTAGTTGGTTAAAAATGCTCTCGAATCGCTTTCACCAATACCCAATCCAAACACACCCCCTATATTCCGCAACCGATCCATTTGTGCCCTGCTTCGGTTATTCTCATTTACTTTATGATCAGGATGTGCATTGTAACCTTCCCTTAAACCATTATGACCTGATATTAATGGATACCTGAATTCTTCCGCTATTGCAAACGCATCAGCCACAGATTTCTCACTCATGTGATCTATATCGATGATCATACCCAGCTTCATCATTTCCCGCACAGCAAATTTGCCCATTGGCGAAAGACCATATTTATTTACATGCCCGCCACTCACTGCATTATAAAAATCCCAACCGGGTTCGCTCAATAAACTTGTAATGATCTTGAACTGCGGAATACATTTTATTTTCCCTTCAATACAATTAATCAGATCAATCAAAAAAGGGAAATGCATTTCGCCAATAAAATCAAGTAAAGGTTTTGCTACAATTGTTAAACCTGCAGTTGTTCCCGGAGGCAGATTCTCATCGAGCAACTTCAGTTTATAATTGATCCTGCTATCGCTTGCTGTTTCTACTTCCAACATAAATCCCGGTGGCAACATACTTCCATCAGGCGTAGGTCTTGTTCTGGCATATTTATTACTGAATGCAAAAAGTGCACTGTAAACAGCCATACCGCCAAATGCATTATCAGTTAGGTGAATGGGAAAAATATAACGAACACCTTTCGTGTAAAGACGCTGTATCTCTGCTTTCACTTTTGTTTCGGTTGCTCCATTCCCTGCATAATTAAAGTTGCCTAAATTGTCAACTTCCACACCTAACAACACCGCCATTTTACCTGATTGTATAATACGGCGCATATCTGCGGTGGTTAATGCAAGCTCCATAAAATCATTATGCCTTTGTACAAAACTCTTTATCTCATCAATCTGTAAATTATATGCAGCTACATCATCATAGGGAGGATCGCCGGCAACCATGTTACCCAATAATTCATTGTTAACAGCTAATGTAACCAATACACGTAAGCCACCTTCGTATGCACGTTTGATCCAGTCAACATACATCTGCTGATGACTCATAGAAGAAAAATGCGGCCAGTGTACAAAATTTGGATAACCTGCATGCGGGTGATCGCCATGCATATTGGTTTCAAAAGGTACACGGTGTACATACGAACCATCAAATGCTACATTGATGAGCATTGCACGGAGATAGTTGCCACATGTATTATCTAAACCCCATCCGCCATGTGCTGCATTACAATTTCCCAAAGCCTGCTCCAGGGAAGATGCACGTACAGGTGTAGTGTTACAATCTTTGGCAAACGGATCGCCATGATCTGTATGAATGGTTCCTGCTGTCATTAGCGAACCTATATCGGGGGCACCGTACATTAACTTACCTCCCATACTTAAATGGCTCATTAAATGCGTATGCGTATCAGCAGCACCAAATAAGGGTGTGTAATAATCAACATACACAAGTTGTTTTGTATTGTTTACAAAATCATCCACTTCAATACGGTGTATGCGCAACGAATCTTCGCCGGTATAAGCTGTTGGTAGTTTATCAAGAAAACGAAAATCATCAACATTAATAAAACCCCATCCGGTATTTACTGTTGAATTATCTGTAATGCTGATTACATAATAAGCTGACGTATCAACACGACTTATGTTCCACCACTCACGCCGGAACTGTTCACTATTATGGCCTGTTTTCGGATCCACCCCTAACACAGGAACATACGTTGTGTCCATTGACGTTTGCACAGGCTGACGTTGCGTACCGGGCAGTTGTGTTTTTTGAAGAGTAATATCGCCGCTTATGCGTGGGCGGACCTGCATCCGAAGCAATTCAACCTTTAAATTCTGTTCATCATTGCCTCCTCCAACTAAAAAGCTCAGGTATCGTTGAAAATGATAGATCTTAAATGGCTCTGATGTAAGCGTGCCTTTGTAACGGCCGCTGTTTCTTTTTCTTAATTCCCAAGTACCACCGATCATTCCCTTTAATGATGTTACCCAATACCGTTTATGATAGCCTCTTGCATAATCAAGATCTTTCCAGTAATCACCACCCAGCTTCACCACTTTCATTTCTTTCCAGGTAAGCTGATTGCTTCCTTCGTGTGAATCATTGAAAGCTTCGCCTAATTTTTTCCAATGCGGGATAGCGGGCCCCATTTCAAAATCGGGGTTCTTTAAATACTCATATTGTTTTACCGATTGCGTTACAGCAACCGTATTATTGAACACTGCCACCAGAGAGTCTGATCTGCTCCCACCTGCATCTGTAAAAACAACATCATAAATAATTTTATTATAACGCACTTTACAGGGATACAATTTGCGAAACTGAAGAGTATCAGCAGGTCGCTTATACCGAAAGTTCATTGTATTACCACTAAAGCTGATCGTTTTATTTTGCTGCATCCGCTCAGCAGTAATAATATTAATATCGCTGATACATTCCTTTTGAACAAAAGGCATAGGTTTCTTATCTGTAAATACTGATGTTGGTTTATTTCGTTCAAAATATTTTCCGTCAACATCAAATGCGATTGTATAAGATGGATTGTTAAACAACGCCCCGTACATCATTTTAATCTGCGGAGTATCACTGGCTTTCTTCACTTTAAAAATGATACGGTTCCCCTCCTGCTTTACATAACCCGATTGCTTCAATGCCTGCAACATGCGTTCTGCATCCCCTGCCGGCTGTTGTGCAAAATGAATGAGAGGAATAACAACAAGAGTAAATAACAAATAAGCCCGCATGAATTATAGAGATTACTGTTTAATAAATTCAACTCTCCTGTTCTTTGCTTTTCCTTCGGGAGTTGTATTAGCTGCCACAGGTACTGATGCCCCTTTCCCTTCGGTTGAAATGCGATTTTCATCAATACCAAAGTTGTTGATGAGATAACTGCTTACAGCTTCTGCTCTACGTTTTGATAAGGAAAGATTATCAGCAGGCTTACCATCACCATCGGTATGACCAACGATCTTTATTTTAAGTGTTGGATTACTCTTCAACGCTTCGCCAATCTGGTTGATGATACTGAATGATTCTTTCTTGATGATGTCTTTATTGACATCAAACAGAATTTCATTGGTGGATGCCTTTCCTTTCTCCAACAGATCCTTAACTAACAAACTTCTTGCATCCACATCACCTGATGCAATACGCAGGTTGCTGACAAATAAACCAATTTCAGAGGCAGGTATTACAGTTCCGTTACAGATATAAAATGTATTACGCAGATCAGCTGTTAACGCTGTTGGCAGATCAATAATCTTAGTCTTATCAAGATACACACGCACCCTTGCTTTGTTGACAGCAATACTTACATGCAGAATTTTATTGGTGTAAGAAACAATAGGAAAATCATTCTTCGTACCCGTTGGATCTTTAAAGCCATACTCGATCAGTTTCTCATTTGCATCACTGTAATGCCAGATGGTAGTGTAAAACTTATCACGGTAAAACAAATCTTCTCGAAGAATATTCTTAACGGGTGTAAAGCCAAACTGAATGAAGGGAGTATTTCGATCGCCTTGTTTCATCAGGAAAAGATCAAACTCGATCGTACAATTTTCAGGTAATGGTTTGTTGAGTACCGGATGCACAACTGATCCGTGTGCAACTTCCAGCCATTTGCCATCCTTTCCATCAATGGTTGAAATACGACCGCTTCCATTGGTGTTCCATTGCGCAGGAAAATCACCCTCGGCATCTTTCTCAAACTTATCTTCAAACAACACTTTACCGCCAGGCACAAAATCAGAAAACGATCTGCTTCCTGCCGGACTTGTTGTGTCAGCTTTCGCTGATGAGCTTTTTTTATCGGTTGTTTTCTTCTCATCCTTTTTTGTTGCGTTCTTCCCTGCTTTGTTAATTCCTTCTTCTGTCTTATCAAGTCCTTTGTCTATTGATTCATCTACTTTTCGGTTGATGCGATCATTCACTTTCCGTTTAACACGATCACCAATTGATTGGCCCGTTGAAGAAACTGCCGTAAATAAGAGAAAGAATAGTAATGATAAAATAGGTAATGCAGTTGATCTGTTTTTCATTATTTACAATTTGCTGTA is part of the Lacibacter sediminis genome and harbors:
- a CDS encoding MFS transporter — protein: MTNQKEHSIFSLAVVVAALGYFVDIYDLLLFTIVREPSIVGLGIAKTDTAAMIAASTKIINWQMVGLLIGGILWGTLGDKKGRLSVLFGSIVLYSIANFVTGFVQTVDQYAYARFVAGLGLAGELGAGITLVSELLPKNKRGVGTSLVAGIGLFGAVFAYFTFQYTQDWRLCYKIGGGLGIGLLLLRVSVAESGMFKELKQTKVSRGNVLMFFNDATRFRKYMLAILIGLPTWYVIGVLVNLSNRFANEFYGASKIDSGRAIMFAYAAIATGDILIGLISQYFKSRKKALYLFYGFTIIGLVLFFSPINNSDVAMYAICAWLGFSTGFWAIFVTMGAEQFGTNLRATAATTIPNMVRGALPLINLMFLNLFQKNWGWGLTKSGITTGVIVMAITLVAAYFTQETFHKDLNYIEGEEMLP
- a CDS encoding DedA family protein, whose translation is MNITIIHTLPDLNQTNRTTIKKDKSKMNKSLIQVLMLFIATITVANLSAQKQVNVRVFNQYEAPADKFTVDGVEYTTTKDGTITLTINETDSVTFAGKEYDAKKYAVTDLKDGMTVDLYKQFTWKDLLNPMFYIKYGGLWLLLFIIFAETGLLFGFFLPGDSLLFVAGIYSSNLAHEFMKVIGMDSVTNEWVELLILCALISLAGILGNIIGYWTGRKVGPAMYNWKDNFLFKQRYLHEAHDFYDKHGGGAIVFARFLPFIRTFAPIVAGIVGMDRKKFAFYNVIGCVAWVISMIFAGHFLQIWVKNQFGIELKDKLELIVIIIIAVTTAPVFWKFFFGKKAEKPKTKND
- a CDS encoding dicarboxylate/amino acid:cation symporter, giving the protein MGKGNRLTIYILVAMALGILVGYIVHVSAPAETIQSFSKNIKLLSSIFIRLVQMIIAPLVFCTLVVGIAKLGDLKAVGRVGGKALLWFITASLASLLLGMLLVNIFKPGAYIDLSQADTEGVKDLMTKTSSFSIQNFVEHIIPKSLFEAMASNEILQIVVFSIFFGVAAAAIGDYTKPLIKALDVASHIILKMVNYVMNFAPIGVFGALAAVVAAKGLGIFQFYLIYFLYFLLGIAILWLLLIGVGFLILGPHRMKLLLRRIGGPLLIAFSTTSSEAVFPKLTEELERFGCKDKIVAFVLPLGYSFNLDGSMMYMTFASLAIAQAYGIQLDLGTQLVMLLVLMLTSKGIAGVPRASLVVVLATCAMFNIPPEGVALILPIDHFCDMFRSATNVVGNALATSVVSKWEGELHDGHGHHHDHGHHEHHNHSHTA
- a CDS encoding amino acid permease, whose protein sequence is MSLFAKKPLDQMLAQAEGKGLKRTLGAGNLVALGIGAIIGAGLFVRTAAAAGQAAGPAVTLSFVVAAIGCAFAGLCYAEFAAMIPIAGSAYAYSYTTMGELIAWIIGWALIMEYALGAATVSIAWSEYLNNLLGGSIPYEWCHSPFEALHKVTGDAVNQIVAVMPDAVKSVKDGVLVLSERQFEALPANLAQTVDVTKGIMNAPALIILLLLTLLLIKGSQESAFVNMIIVFVKVAIVLLFIGFGWQFIKPENHTPYMIPEGTLGHEGFFKWGWGGVLGGAAIVFFAFIGFDAVSTAAQEAKNPKRDMPIGILGSLVVCTILYILFGHVLTGVANYTEFNTAGKEASVAYAIQTYMKGYEWLGTSVTVAILAGFSSVILVMLMGQSRIFYTMSNDGLIPKAFGELHPKYRTPYKANWILFIFVGLFAAFVPGSVAGDLTSFGTLFAFVLVSIGVWILRVKSPNIERPFKAPIVPVVSTLGALICTGMIVALDAQTLKVAFGWMAVGLVVYFLYSRHHSKLKNFSEILPHASDFERKDKE
- a CDS encoding YebC/PmpR family DNA-binding transcriptional regulator, with the protein product MGRIFEVRKSTMFARWDRMAKQFTRIGKEIVIAVKAGGPDPGTNAALRRCFQNARSVGMPKDRVEAAIKRAQGKELINYDEILYEGYAPHGVAILVETATDNHVRTVANVKSHFNKGGGTLGNSGSVSFQFKKMGVFKLKPEGLNAEEMELELIDFGLEELGEGTGENGEDVLVVRCAFADFGNMQKALEDKGISPLSAELEWIPSTTVPVTDEQAEDISKLIERLEQDDDVQKVFHNMG
- a CDS encoding membrane dipeptidase: MRAYLLFTLVVIPLIHFAQQPAGDAERMLQALKQSGYVKQEGNRIIFKVKKASDTPQIKMMYGALFNNPSYTIAFDVDGKYFERNKPTSVFTDKKPMPFVQKECISDINIITAERMQQNKTISFSGNTMNFRYKRPADTLQFRKLYPCKVRYNKIIYDVVFTDAGGSRSDSLVAVFNNTVAVTQSVKQYEYLKNPDFEMGPAIPHWKKLGEAFNDSHEGSNQLTWKEMKVVKLGGDYWKDLDYARGYHKRYWVTSLKGMIGGTWELRKRNSGRYKGTLTSEPFKIYHFQRYLSFLVGGGNDEQNLKVELLRMQVRPRISGDITLQKTQLPGTQRQPVQTSMDTTYVPVLGVDPKTGHNSEQFRREWWNISRVDTSAYYVISITDNSTVNTGWGFINVDDFRFLDKLPTAYTGEDSLRIHRIEVDDFVNNTKQLVYVDYYTPLFGAADTHTHLMSHLSMGGKLMYGAPDIGSLMTAGTIHTDHGDPFAKDCNTTPVRASSLEQALGNCNAAHGGWGLDNTCGNYLRAMLINVAFDGSYVHRVPFETNMHGDHPHAGYPNFVHWPHFSSMSHQQMYVDWIKRAYEGGLRVLVTLAVNNELLGNMVAGDPPYDDVAAYNLQIDEIKSFVQRHNDFMELALTTADMRRIIQSGKMAVLLGVEVDNLGNFNYAGNGATETKVKAEIQRLYTKGVRYIFPIHLTDNAFGGMAVYSALFAFSNKYARTRPTPDGSMLPPGFMLEVETASDSRINYKLKLLDENLPPGTTAGLTIVAKPLLDFIGEMHFPFLIDLINCIEGKIKCIPQFKIITSLLSEPGWDFYNAVSGGHVNKYGLSPMGKFAVREMMKLGMIIDIDHMSEKSVADAFAIAEEFRYPLISGHNGLREGYNAHPDHKVNENNRSRAQMDRLRNIGGVFGLGIGESDSRAFLTNYRKALSMMGNKAVTMGSDINGFVVMPSPRPGSAVKYFPSTSESAMTKYSFGPANKTWDYNTDGVAHIGLFPDYFQDLKNQGMSKNERQVFFSAADYIMNLWQLCERNKVLVR
- a CDS encoding OmpA family protein, giving the protein MKNRSTALPILSLLFFLLFTAVSSTGQSIGDRVKRKVNDRINRKVDESIDKGLDKTEEGINKAGKNATKKDEKKTTDKKSSSAKADTTSPAGSRSFSDFVPGGKVLFEDKFEKDAEGDFPAQWNTNGSGRISTIDGKDGKWLEVAHGSVVHPVLNKPLPENCTIEFDLFLMKQGDRNTPFIQFGFTPVKNILREDLFYRDKFYTTIWHYSDANEKLIEYGFKDPTGTKNDFPIVSYTNKILHVSIAVNKARVRVYLDKTKIIDLPTALTADLRNTFYICNGTVIPASEIGLFVSNLRIASGDVDARSLLVKDLLEKGKASTNEILFDVNKDIIKKESFSIINQIGEALKSNPTLKIKIVGHTDGDGKPADNLSLSKRRAEAVSSYLINNFGIDENRISTEGKGASVPVAANTTPEGKAKNRRVEFIKQ